A single genomic interval of Pristiophorus japonicus isolate sPriJap1 chromosome Y, sPriJap1.hap1, whole genome shotgun sequence harbors:
- the LOC139241097 gene encoding neurexophilin-4, which translates to MQPPLASSLLLVRCLLHMVTSAEDQEARTIDFFDFVGGVKGFSYEGVRSQTFEPVQIFVERPPPGSASGRWEWPANGSLPDGGLASSRSKRKLSLKSAKGKKIFGWGDFYINVKTVKFSLLVTGKIVDHVNGTFSVYFRHNASSLGNVSVSIVPPTRLVGFNLAQPTHQRQTTMGKAAMAETKSVRAFNCRVEYEKTNRAKKNRPCLYDPSQTCYTEHTQSHAAWLCSKPFKVICVFLVFYSTDYKLVQKVCPDYNFHSDLPYFG; encoded by the coding sequence GTCACGTCCGCCGAAGATCAGGAGGCGAGGACCATTGACTTCTTCGACTTTGTTGGTGGCGTGAAGGGCTTCAGCTACGAGGGTGTGCGGTCACAGACCTTCGAGCCGGTGCAGATATTCGTGGAACGGCCGCCCCCAGGGTCCGCGTCCGGCCGCTGGGAGTGGCCGGCCAATGGCAGCCTCCCCGACGGGGGTCTGGCCAGCAGCCGCTCCAAACGCAAGCTGTCCCTCAAGTCGGCCAAGGGGAAGAAGATATTTGGCTGGGGCGACTTCTACATCAACGTCAAGACGGTGAAGTTCAGCCTGCTGGTGACTGGCAAGATTGTCGACCACGTGAATGGCACCTTCAGCGTGTACTTCCGGCACAACGCGTCCAGCCTGGGCAACGTGTCGGTCAGCATCGTGCCCCCGACGAGGCTGGTGGGCTTCAACCTGGCGCAGCCCACACACCAGCGGCAGACCACAATGGGCAAGGCAGCGATGGCGGAGACCAAGAGCGTGCGAGCCTTCAACTGCCGGGTGGAGTACGAGAAGACCAACCGGGCCAAGAAGAACCGCCCTTGCCTGTACGACCCCTCGCAGACCTGCTACACCGAACACACCCAGAGCCATGCCGCCTGGCTCTGCTCCAAACCGTTCAAGGTCATCTGCGTTTTCCTCGTGTTCTACAGCACGGACTATAAACTGGTGCAGAAGGTCTGCCCGGATTACAATTTCCACAGTGACCTGCCGTACTTTGGGTGA